The Streptomyces sp. TLI_105 DNA segment TCGAACTCGTCCTCCAGGTCGGCCGGCGCGCACCCCAGGATCCGGCAGGCGTCGACCACCGCGAGGGCCAGGTCGTGGCCGATGTGGGCGTTGATCCCGGCGAGCGCGAACTGCAGCGGCCGTACGCCGGGATGGCGGCGGTAGTGGAAGAGGGGCCGCCAGCAGGCCGGCGCGGGACGGCCACCGGCGACGGCGTCGACCGCCGCGAGATAGCGCTCGGCGAACCGTACGTCGAGGGTCGCGGCGGCCCGCCGGTCGGCGAAGGTGCCCGCCTCGATGGCGTGGCCGATCTCCTCGGTGACCGTCAGGTAGACCCGGTTGAAGACGGCGACCCCATCGGCCGGATGCCAGGCCGAGCGGAGCGCCCGCATCCGGTCCACCACGGGGTCGACCGCGACGAACTGGCCGATGCGCGGTCCGATCTGCTGCCCGATCTGCTGGGTCTGCGCCATGGGGGCAGGCTCCCAGCCGCCGGGCCCGGGAGGGAACTCCTCGGGCCCGGCTTACCCAGAACGGGCGAATCACTCAGCTCTTCGACACGCTGTCCGCGTCCGTCTCGTACGAGCTGGTGCCGGCGTCCAGGAGCGGCTCCTGCGTCTTGAGGTGGGCCGGGGCGAAGGCCCGCAGCACGTGGTAGCCGGTGATGACGACGATGGTGCCGAGCGCGATGCCGCCCAGCTCGAAGGTGTCGGTGAAGGTCAGCTTCACGCCGCCGACGCCGATGATGATGCCGGCGGCGGCCGGGACCAGGTTGAGCGGGTTGCGCAGGTCGACCTTGGCGTTGATCCAGATCTGTGCGCCGAGCAGGCCGATCATGCCGTAGAGGATCACGGTGATGCCGCCGAGGACGCCGCCGGGGATCGCGGCGACGACCGCGCCGAACTTGGGGCAGAGGCCGAAGAGCAGCGCGAAGCCGGCGGCGGCCCAGTAGGCGGCGGTCGAGTAGACGCGGGTCGCGGCCATGACGCCGATGTTCTCGGAGTACGTGGTGTTGGGCGGGCCGCCCACGCCGGTGGACAGCATGGACGCGACGCCGTCGGCGGCGATCGCGGTGCCGAGCTGGTCGTCCAGCGAGGTGCCGGTCATCTCGCCGACGGCCTTGACGTGTCCGGCGTTCTCCGCGATCAGCGCGATGACGACGGGCAGCGCGACCAGGATCGCGGACCACTCGAAGCCGGGGCCGTGCAGGGACGGCAGACCGATCCAGTCGGCCTTGGAGACGCCGGAGAGGTCGAGCCGCCAGTGGTCGGTGACCTGGCCGCCCGGGGACATCGAGTGGATCTTGCCGAAGACGAGGTCGAAGATCCAGGAGATGCCGTAGCCGAAGATCAGGCCGAGGAAGATCGCGATCCGGGACCAGAAGCCGCGCAGACAGACCACGGCCAGACCGGTGAAGAGCATCACGAGCAGGGCCGTCCACTGGTCCTGCGGCCAGTACGTCGACGCGGTGACCGGCGCCAGGTTGAAGCCGATCAGCATGACGACCGCGCCGGTCACGATCGGCGGCATCGCCGCGTGGATGATCCGCGCGCCGAACTTCCGGACGGCGAGACCGGCCAGGAAGAGCACCCCGCCGACGACGAACACCGCGCCGGTGACGGTGGCGCTGGTGCCGCCCGAGGCCCGGATGGCGGCGGCGACGCCGACGAAGGAGAGCGAGCATCCCAGGTAGGACGGGACGGTGCCGCGGGTCGCGAGCAGGAAGATCGCGGTGGCGACGCCGGACATCATGATCGCGAGGTTCGGGTCGAGGCCCATGAGTACCGGGGCGACGAACGACGCCCCGAACATCGCGACGACGTGCTGGGCGCCGAGGCCGACCGTACGGGGCCAGGAGAGCCGCTCGTCCGGGCGGACGACGGCTCCCGGAGCGGGTGTTCTCCCGTCGCCGTGCAGGGTCCAGCGCACGCCGAGGTTCATGAGGTCGCTCCCGTTCTCCGGTTCCGGCGGCCGCGTCGGGACCGCAAAAGATCAGCCATATGCTATGCGCCGCCGCCGGACCCGGGCTTTCGGGGCGCCGAGCCCGTGCGCTACCCCACCGGCCCGGCGCTCTTCGCGGGCGCGGGCTTCCCCGAAGCCGTCTCCCGCCCTCCGGCCCTGAGCACGCCCGCGCCGACCACCAGCCCCAGCGCCAGCAGGGTGACCAGGCCGAAGGAGAAGACCAGGGAGGTCGCGTCGGCGATGCCGCCGATCGCCGAGGGGGCGATCAGACCCGAGGTGTACGTGATGGTGGCGACGCCCGCGATGGCCTGGCTCGGGTTCGGGCCGCTGCGCCCGGCCGCGGCGAAGGCCAGTGGGACGACGACCGCGATCCCGAGCCCGATCAGACCGAATCCGGCCATCGCGACGGCGGTGTGCGGGGCGAGGACCACCAGGACCCCGCCGAGGGTGGCGACGGCGCCCCCGACCCGTACCGTACGGACCGCCCCGAAGCGGTCCACCACCCGGTCGCCGGCAAGGCGCGCCACCGCCATCGTCAGCGCGAAGGCGGTCGTGGAGGCGGCCGCGAGCCCCGCCGAACTGCCCAGCTCGTCCCGGAGGTAGACGGCCGACCAGTCGAGGCTGGCGCCCTCGGCGAAGACCCCGCAGAAGCCGATGGCGCCGATGATCAGCGCGGACCTCGGCGGCAGCGAGAAGCGCGGCGGCGGCTCCTCCTCTGGGGTGCTGCGCACGTCGAGCACGCCCTGGCAGAGGACCAGGCCGAGCGCGGTGAGCACGAGGGCGGCGATCAGGTGGTGCAGCCGGGCGTTGCCGCCGAGGTGGGCGGCGACCGTGCCGGCGGCGGAGCCGAGCAGGGCGCCGACGCTCCACATGCCGTGCAGGCTCGACATGATGGACTTGCCGAGCCGGTTCTCGGTCTCGACGCCGAGCGCGTTCATCGCCACGTCGGACATGCCCGCGGTCGCCCCGTACACGAGGAGCGCGCCGCACAGTCCCCAGACGTTCGGGGCCAGCGAGGGCAGCGTGAGGGAGAGGGTCCACAGGGCGAGCAGGCCGCGCAGCGCCGCGCGGGCGCCGAAGCGGTGGGAGACGGCCCCGGCGAGCGGCATCGCGAGGGAGGCGCCGAGCGCGGGGAAGGCGAGGGCGAGCCCGAGCTGTCCTGCGCTCACGCCCGCGTGCTCCTGGATCCAGGGGATCCGGGTCGCGAAGCTGCCGGTGACCGAGCCGTGGACGCAGAAGACGGCGGCGACGGCGAAGCGCGCCCGTCGGAGGCGATCGGTGCTGGTGACGGTCTCCGCCGCCATGGGCCCTCCCTGTGGTCATGGTGTGCCGTGGTGTGCCGCGTAAACTATCAGGAACCCTGCCTGATAAATAGACCGCAGAAGCGGCTGCCGCTCCCCGCGCGTCTGAGAGGATCACCGCATGGCCGCATCCCCGAGCACCGCACGGGCCATCAACGACCGGTTCGCCCTGCGACTGCTCCAGGACGAAGGCCCGTTGACGGCCACCCAGCTCAAGACGCTCACCGGACTCTCCCGCCCGACCGTCGCCGACCTCGTCGAGCGGCTCCAGGGATCCGGTCTCGTCCACGTCGTCGGCGAAGCCGGAGCCGAGCGCCGCGGTCCCAACGCCAAGCTGTACGGGATCGTCGCCGACCGCGCCCACCTCGCCGCCCTCGACGTCCGCACCCGCTCGGTCTCCGTCACCGTCGCCGACCTCCTCGGCACCACGCTCGCCGAGGCCTCCGTCCCCGTCGGCGACGACAGCGACACGGGACCCGCCGTCGAGAAGGCGGTCGCGCTCCTGGAGCGGGCCGTGCGGGAGGCGGGCGCCGACCGCCTGCACAGCGTCGCCGTCGGCGCCCCCGGGCTCATCGACCCCGCCACCGGGGAACTGCGCGACTCCTCGGGGCTGCCCGCCTGGCACCGCCGGCTCGTCGCCGTCCTCCAGGAACGGCTGCCCGCCCACGTCCTCGTCGAGAACGAGACCAACCTCGCCGCCGTCGCCGAGCTCCGCGAGGGCGCGGCCCGCGACCGCGAGGACTTCGTCCTGCTCTGGCTCGGCCAAGGCGTCGGCGCCGCCGTCGTCCTCGACGGCCGGCTGCGCCGGGGAGCCTCCGGCGGCGCGGGGGAGATCGGCTTCCTGCCGGTCCCCGGTACCTCCGGACTCCCCTCGGCCACCGGCTGCGACGGCGGCTTCCACGAGCTGGTCTGCGCGGCGGCCGTCAGGGCCCTCGCCGCCGCCCACGGCCTCGACCCGGCCGACGCGCTCGGAGCGGGCCACGGCCCCTTCCTCGACGCCCTCGCCCGCCGCCTCGCCGTCGGCGCGGCCGCCGTCGCCTCCGTCCTGGACCCCGGCTGCGTGGTCCTCGCCGGGGAGACCGGCCACGCGGGCGGCGCGGAGCTCGCCGCCCGCGTGGAGGCGGAACTCTCCGCCCTCTCGCCCCTCCGCACGGAGGTCCGCCCCACCGCCCTCGGGGACGCGGCGGTCCTCCGCGGCGCCCTCCTCCGGGCGCGGGACGCGGCTCAGGACGAGCTGTTCCCGTAGGAAGGCGGGGTGCGCGGGGACCGGCGCGCCGGAGGGTCAGCAGGAGGGCGGGGTGCGCGGGGACCGGCGCGCCGGAGGGTCAGCAGGAGGGCGGGGTGCGCGGGGACCGGCGCGCCGGAGGGTCAGCAGGAGGGCGGGGTGCGCGGGGACCGGCGCGCCGGAGGGTCAGCAGGAGGGCGGGGTGCGCGGGGACCGGCGCGCCGGAGGGTCAGCCGCCCTGCCGGCGTCGGACCTCGTTCGCGTCTCCCGGCACGGCCGGCCCGCAGCCCTCCGGAAGGCTGCCCACCACCAGGGCGAACGCCTCGTCCAGAGTGTCCACCTCGCCCAGGGTGCCCACGCCGAGGGGGCCCCGGACCCGGATCCGCCCCTCGTGTCTCGGGTACACCTGGCCCCCGACCTGCGCCGCGGGGGAGCCCGTGCACCGGCTGAAGAACACGACCCCGTGACTCACGCCCGGGAACAGCTGCCGCAAGCGAGGCTGCGCGTACGCCGCTCGGACCGTCTCGGGGTCGACGATGTCGCCGTCGTCCTCCAGGAGGCGATGCCACTGGGCGGCCACTGGGTGGAGACGTGGTCGTGCTCCTGGTGCTCGATGTGGAGGTTCTTCAGGCCGCTGCCCTTCGAACCACCGCCGCCGGCCGAGGCCGGGTGCATGGCGTCCTTGCTCGACTGCACCCCGTCCTTGAAGCCGTCCTTGCCCGCGTTCTTGGTCTGGTCGAGGTCCACCCCGTCCTGCAGTCGAGCGCCATCGCGCCCAGCTGCACGACCAGGTCCGCCGCCATGCCCTCCAAGGCCGCCACCGCCGGCTCGGTCATCGCCGCCACGACGTATCCGACGGCCTCCTCCACGCACTCCTTGATCAGCCGCCTGATCACCTCCTGCGTGGCCCGCATCGCCCGCCCCGATCAGCGCCGACAGGCCACCGGTCACCGGGGTCGAACAGGCGTACCGCGATGCTCGGCGCTCTCGACAGCAGGGATCCGGCCGCTCTTGGCGAACGCGAACCTGAGCGCGAACGTGACCGCGCCGCGCCCCGGACAGGGGAGCGCGGCGCGGTGGGCCCGGCGGCGGCAAGGGCCGTGAGTGTCCGCCGCCGGGGGTCAGCCGGGGGTCATCCGAGGGAGCGTGTCAGCAGGCGCCGAGGTCCTTCCAGACGCCCCACTCGCCGGTCGTGCCCGGCTCCTCGTTCTGGGTCCACCACTGGGCCTTCCACTTGTGCCCCTTGTGGGAGACCTCGTTGCCCGCGGTGTAGACCGTGCCGGCCACGTACGCCGGGGCGGTGCAGCCCGTGGTGGGCGGCGTCGTCGGAGGCGTGGTCGGGGGAGTCGTCGGCGGGGTGGTGGGCGGAGTGGTCGGCGGCGTCGTCGGGGGCGTGGTCGGCGGGGTGGTGGTGCCCGGCTCCACGACCGTCGTGCCGCGCGCCAGGTCACCGGCGAGGGCGTACGTCGTGCCGTTGATGTTCACCGTCCAGTTGGAGGGGGTGGACACCGGCAGGTAGTAGTTGAAGGCGAGGTCGACCGTCGCGCCCGGGGCAAGGGACTGCCAGGCGGGGAGCTTCAGGGAGACGCGGTGGAAGTCGCCCTTCAGGCCGCCCACGTTGGAGCCCGTGTGGTCGCTGCTGATGACCTTCGTCCCGAAGCCGGACTGGTCGGAGGCGTTGGCCGGTGCCGAGGTGCCGTAGTCGAACTGGAACTCCGTGCCGCCGGGCAGCGTCGTCGCCGTGTTGTTGGTGATCTTGATCTTCGGCGTGATCGGGTAGTTGGAGTCGCCCAGCTTGAACTCGGTGAACTGGGTGTCGATCTTCACGGCCTGCGTCGGCAGCGCCTTGTTCGACTTCTTCGCGCCGTACGGGGTGGCCGCCTTGAACTTGTCGTACATCAGCGAGGTGAGCGTGGAGCCCATCTCGTACTGTCCCTTGGCCGCGTTCCAGGCGTAGTCGCCTGCCATCTCCCAGACCATGGTGCCGCCGATGCCCTTGTTCACCACGTAGTCGGCCTTGGCCGCCACCGACTGCTCGTCCTCGGTGGAGAGGAAGACCTTCTTCTCGGCGTTCCACAGCCACGGCGCGACCAGGGTCGCGTCGTACTTGCGGGCGTAGGTGCCGGTCAGCGTGGTGTTCGCCGGGAAGCCGTACCGGGTGACGTAGTCGCCGACGATCCCCTTCTCGAGGTTCTTGGCGTGCCACATCGGGTTGGAGCCGGCGGGCGACTCGGCGCCGTTGGTGTCCTTGTCGTGCCAGAGGTTGTCGATGCCGGTGGCGCCGTCACCGCACTTGGTCAGGCCGGCCCCGGCCGGGCAGGTGGTCGCGGAGGCCTTGCCCCACAGGCCGTCGGTGCCGCCCTGCACGTTCTTGTGGCCGCGGGTGTAGTAGGGCAGGCCGATGTTGATGCGGCCGGCCGGCATGGAGCCGCGGAAGTAGTGGTACGCCCAGTCGGTGTTGAGGTAGCCGATGGAGCCGTACTGCGAGGAGCCGTAGACGTTGGCCGCGGCGAGCTCGCCGTCCTTGCCGTCGTCGAAGAGGGAGGCGTTGGGGCCGACGTACTCGTTCCAGGCGCCGTGCAGGTCGTAGGACATGATGTTGACGTAGTCCAGATACTTCTGCATCTGGAAGGTCTCCATGCCGCGCAGCAGATAGCCGGAGGAGGGGGCGGCGACGGTCAGCAGGTAGTGCCTGCCGTCGGCGGCGCCGGCCGTGTCCAGCTTCTCGCGCAGGGACTTCATGAGGGCCGCGTAGCCCTGCACGAGTCCGGCGCGCCGCGCGTTGGCGAGCTGCCAGTCCAGCGGGTTGCCGGCGTCCTTCATCGTGGTGGGGTACTCGTAGTCGATGTCGACGCCGTTGAAGCCGTACTTGCGGATGAAGTCGACGGCCGAGGTCGCGAAGGTGTCGATCCCGGCCTGGTTGACCGAACCGTCGGCGTTGGTCGCCATCGAGTAGAAGCCGCCGGAGTTCACCCGGTCGCCGTTGTCGGCGAAGTAGCCGCCGGTCTCCGCCCAGCCGCCGACCGAGATCAGCGTCTTGACGTTCGGGTGCTGCTTCTTGAACTTGTTGAGCAGGTTGAAGTGGCCCTTGTACGCGTAGGCCGGGTCCATCTCCGCGCCGGCGACACCGGGCCAGGTCATCCCGGTGGCCGCGTTCTCCGGACCGTCGGTGCCCACGGAGAGCTTGTTGTCGCCGCCGATGTGGCCGAAGGCGTAGTTGATGTGGGTGATCTTGTCCCACGGGATGTCCTTGGCCAGGTAGGCGGGCTGGCCGTTCTTGCCGGTGCGCCAGCCGGTGAAGTAGCCGATGACCCGGCGCTGGTGGTCCGCGCCCATCTTCTCGCGGCCTTCGGTGTCGTAGACCGAGCAGTACGGGACGTCGACGCCCGGGGTCTTGTAGAGCCCGTCGGGGCGACAGGACTCGTTGTCGGCGGCGTACGAGACGCCGCCGGAGAGCGAGCTGAGCAGCAGCCCGGCGACGGCGGCACCGGACGCGAGCAGCGAGGCTCTCTTGGTCGTGGGGGACAGCACGATCGGGTCCTCCTCGGGGAGGGGAAGAAAACACGCAACGAACAAGGGGGTGGTACGTGTTGGGCCCGTGGAGTGCGCACGCCGGCGGGCCGTTACCTCGGAG contains these protein-coding regions:
- a CDS encoding DUF5995 family protein; this translates as MAQTQQIGQQIGPRIGQFVAVDPVVDRMRALRSAWHPADGVAVFNRVYLTVTEEIGHAIEAGTFADRRAAATLDVRFAERYLAAVDAVAGGRPAPACWRPLFHYRRHPGVRPLQFALAGINAHIGHDLALAVVDACRILGCAPADLEDEFDRVGDILVLLEERIREELMPGPDLLEIADPLTHLLGCWSLDRARDGAWLAARSLWQLRGLPELAGEFTERLDRSVGLVGRMLLTPLTRP
- a CDS encoding uracil-xanthine permease family protein, whose product is MNLGVRWTLHGDGRTPAPGAVVRPDERLSWPRTVGLGAQHVVAMFGASFVAPVLMGLDPNLAIMMSGVATAIFLLATRGTVPSYLGCSLSFVGVAAAIRASGGTSATVTGAVFVVGGVLFLAGLAVRKFGARIIHAAMPPIVTGAVVMLIGFNLAPVTASTYWPQDQWTALLVMLFTGLAVVCLRGFWSRIAIFLGLIFGYGISWIFDLVFGKIHSMSPGGQVTDHWRLDLSGVSKADWIGLPSLHGPGFEWSAILVALPVVIALIAENAGHVKAVGEMTGTSLDDQLGTAIAADGVASMLSTGVGGPPNTTYSENIGVMAATRVYSTAAYWAAAGFALLFGLCPKFGAVVAAIPGGVLGGITVILYGMIGLLGAQIWINAKVDLRNPLNLVPAAAGIIIGVGGVKLTFTDTFELGGIALGTIVVITGYHVLRAFAPAHLKTQEPLLDAGTSSYETDADSVSKS
- a CDS encoding MFS transporter — protein: MAAETVTSTDRLRRARFAVAAVFCVHGSVTGSFATRIPWIQEHAGVSAGQLGLALAFPALGASLAMPLAGAVSHRFGARAALRGLLALWTLSLTLPSLAPNVWGLCGALLVYGATAGMSDVAMNALGVETENRLGKSIMSSLHGMWSVGALLGSAAGTVAAHLGGNARLHHLIAALVLTALGLVLCQGVLDVRSTPEEEPPPRFSLPPRSALIIGAIGFCGVFAEGASLDWSAVYLRDELGSSAGLAAASTTAFALTMAVARLAGDRVVDRFGAVRTVRVGGAVATLGGVLVVLAPHTAVAMAGFGLIGLGIAVVVPLAFAAAGRSGPNPSQAIAGVATITYTSGLIAPSAIGGIADATSLVFSFGLVTLLALGLVVGAGVLRAGGRETASGKPAPAKSAGPVG
- a CDS encoding ROK family transcriptional regulator, whose product is MAASPSTARAINDRFALRLLQDEGPLTATQLKTLTGLSRPTVADLVERLQGSGLVHVVGEAGAERRGPNAKLYGIVADRAHLAALDVRTRSVSVTVADLLGTTLAEASVPVGDDSDTGPAVEKAVALLERAVREAGADRLHSVAVGAPGLIDPATGELRDSSGLPAWHRRLVAVLQERLPAHVLVENETNLAAVAELREGAARDREDFVLLWLGQGVGAAVVLDGRLRRGASGGAGEIGFLPVPGTSGLPSATGCDGGFHELVCAAAVRALAAAHGLDPADALGAGHGPFLDALARRLAVGAAAVASVLDPGCVVLAGETGHAGGAELAARVEAELSALSPLRTEVRPTALGDAAVLRGALLRARDAAQDELFP
- a CDS encoding DUF6193 family natural product biosynthesis protein, whose amino-acid sequence is MAAQWHRLLEDDGDIVDPETVRAAYAQPRLRQLFPGVSHGVVFFSRCTGSPAAQVGGQVYPRHEGRIRVRGPLGVGTLGEVDTLDEAFALVVGSLPEGCGPAVPGDANEVRRRQGG
- a CDS encoding chitinase C-terminal domain-containing protein, coding for MLSPTTKRASLLASGAAVAGLLLSSLSGGVSYAADNESCRPDGLYKTPGVDVPYCSVYDTEGREKMGADHQRRVIGYFTGWRTGKNGQPAYLAKDIPWDKITHINYAFGHIGGDNKLSVGTDGPENAATGMTWPGVAGAEMDPAYAYKGHFNLLNKFKKQHPNVKTLISVGGWAETGGYFADNGDRVNSGGFYSMATNADGSVNQAGIDTFATSAVDFIRKYGFNGVDIDYEYPTTMKDAGNPLDWQLANARRAGLVQGYAALMKSLREKLDTAGAADGRHYLLTVAAPSSGYLLRGMETFQMQKYLDYVNIMSYDLHGAWNEYVGPNASLFDDGKDGELAAANVYGSSQYGSIGYLNTDWAYHYFRGSMPAGRINIGLPYYTRGHKNVQGGTDGLWGKASATTCPAGAGLTKCGDGATGIDNLWHDKDTNGAESPAGSNPMWHAKNLEKGIVGDYVTRYGFPANTTLTGTYARKYDATLVAPWLWNAEKKVFLSTEDEQSVAAKADYVVNKGIGGTMVWEMAGDYAWNAAKGQYEMGSTLTSLMYDKFKAATPYGAKKSNKALPTQAVKIDTQFTEFKLGDSNYPITPKIKITNNTATTLPGGTEFQFDYGTSAPANASDQSGFGTKVISSDHTGSNVGGLKGDFHRVSLKLPAWQSLAPGATVDLAFNYYLPVSTPSNWTVNINGTTYALAGDLARGTTVVEPGTTTPPTTPPTTPPTTPPTTPPTTPPTTPPTTPPTTGCTAPAYVAGTVYTAGNEVSHKGHKWKAQWWTQNEEPGTTGEWGVWKDLGAC